A stretch of Lepisosteus oculatus isolate fLepOcu1 chromosome 11, fLepOcu1.hap2, whole genome shotgun sequence DNA encodes these proteins:
- the LOC107077613 gene encoding uncharacterized protein isoform X6, with product MQQAVARPQRPQPSDVESARGVNRLWGYLQETGLQSGMEALCAEVLRRPQPPFNPYPVFMQWARWQAERIRLSQSDTEKKFREDVTFPTTLTAVRYIAGAKGCSHVWGLPSILRCVDPEKSKHFNWLIDDVTPSLSTLSHSSPYTIQVLAALTGLCVFTGTLFPRPFSLDILQIYVIAGPDAQRARVLYASCVRRDVIRTSQNGRHRLLRIIVPTDIKGGYKVFSKEEVASQGSEFEAVVERSLDTRLPVKVECVWREDPVGSSRQGGTKAYTLIAIQTADSFGEESRVLDFSDCPLVHLSSSLFPHQAHAEAYTRVFLPRGPHPPGPLTGGSAGTQGVFAPVRDCLIRRLAALRLPQDALPAAHLCVLLLLLPETAEPGPARGQAQDAPLETLGQMYQFLHGCAAHLWAVRHHARTLCGVLESQPWEAADAELCGALARRVRGLMLEFLSRAVQEGFSSDSLLHARILSGRLESVCLRLELGPSQAGLDELREWCSCSLVLECQLLSDSLSCLPVLADMKQKADRAAGQQPGDREPEDPKETPEMSLAFSRDLLYNMESCVDLSQGARGPLGGLELQASLSQYLVDCGVDRCWQRCLWTVLSASPLQPNPYPVLVDEFSRMALRVALWDRSDAQILKQVQPGSSRLTDRGQHLYCGPGGEGHGLESALRAAHLSQLQTVLGQALTLVCQARASGSFEVRTSLAVLSPVTWLGTLCPFLSSLEVTEFCYITSPPGGLTEVLQAYSRLVLSQLMELGQREALSPYEVRLSRGEVWSPRSVTSFPSAFCERFIEDLQDGHAVRLKTFRMPGQSEWDFVPLVKHFVLYYLQEGSSAWLCFPKHDPLTIYHAVFQTQEQAAFHLRSVENRA from the exons ATGCAGCAAGCAGTGGCCAGACCCCAGCGCCCCCAGCCAAGTGACGTAGAGTCGGCTCGGGGTGTGAACCGGCTGTGGGGGTACCTGCAGGAGACTGGACTGCAGAGTGGCATGGAGGCCCTGTGTGCGGAGGTGCTGCGCCGGCCCCAGCCTCCCTTCAACCCCTACCCTGTGTTCATGCAGTGGGCTCGGTGGCAGGCAGAGAG GATCAGGCTGTCTCAGTCAGACACGGAGAAGAAATTCAGGGAAGATGTCACCTTTCCCACAACCCTCACTGCTGTTCGATATATTGCAG GGGCTAAAGGCTGCTCCCATGTCTGGGGACTTCCCAGCATCCTCCGCTGTGTTGACCCAGAGAAAAGCAAGCACTTTAATTGGCTGATTGATGATGTGACCCCTTCGCTTTCAACCCTGAGTCACAGCAGCCCATACACA ATCCAGGTGCTGGCTGCTCTCACAGGCCTCTGTGTCTTTACTGGTACGCTCTTCCCCCGTCCCTTCTCATTGGACATCCTCCAGATTTATGTAATTGCCGGCCCAGATGCCCAGCGCGCTCGTGTCCTCTACGCGAGCTGTGTCCGCCGAGATGTCATCAGGACAAGCCAGAATGGCCGCCATCGTCTGCTCAG AATAATTGTTCCAACGGATATCAAAGGAGGATATAAAGTGTTCTCCAAG GAGGAGGTTGCTTCCCAAGGATCAGAGTTTGAGGCTGTCGTGGAGAGGTCACTGGACACCCGCCTCCCAGTGAAGGTGGAGTGTGTGTGGAGAGAGGACCCGGTGGGCAGTTCTCGCCAGGGGGGCACTAAGGCCTACACCCTGATTGCCATCCAGACTGCTGACAGCTTTGGGGAGGAGAG CAGGGTGCTGGACTTCTCCGACTGCCCCCTGGTGCACCTCTCCTCCAGCCTGTTTCCACATCAAGCCCACGCTGAGGCCTACACTCGCGTGTTCCTGCCCAGAGGACCACACCCCCCAGGCCCACTCACAG GGGGCAGTGCAGGTACCCAGGGTGTGTTCGCTCCAGTGCGGGACTGTCTGATCAGGAGGCTTGCTGCCCTGCGTCTGCCGCAGGATGCCCTGCCTGCGGCCCACCTCTGCGTGCTGCTTCTCCTGCTGCCGGAGACGGCTGAGCCTGGGCCAGCGAGAGGCCAGGCACAGGACGCCCCTTTGGAG ACCTTGGGACAGATGTATCAGTTCCTGCATGGCTGTGCTGCTCATCTTTGGGCTGTACGGCATCACGCTCGCACCCTCTGTGGAGTCCTGGAGTCACAGCCCTGGGAG GCGGCTGATGCAGAGCTGTGTGGTGCTCTTGCGCGGAGGGTGAGAGGGCTGATGTTGGAATTTCTGAGCCGGGCCGTCCAGGAGGGTTTCTCCAGCGATTCCCTCCTTCATGCCAGGATCCTGAGCGGCAGGCTGGAATCTGTGTGTCTCCGACTGGAGCTGGGCCCCAGTCAGGCAGGGCTTGATGAACTGAGAGAG TGGTGCTCGTGCAGCTTGGTGCTGGAGTGCCAGCTGCTATCAGACTCTCTGTCCTGCCTACCTGTCCTCGCTGACATGAAACAGAAGGCAGACCGAGCCGCGGGACAGCAGCCAGGAGACAGGGAGCCAGAG GACCCCAAAGAGACTCCTGAGATGTCATTGGCATTCTCGAGGGATCTGCTATACAACATGGAAAGCTGTGTTGACCTCTCCCAGGGTGCAAGAGGACCTCTCGGAGGTTTAGAGCTGCAGGCCAGTCTGTCACAG TACCTGGTCGACTGTGGAGTGGATCGTTGCTGGCAGAGGTGCCTGTGGACGGTGCTGTCGGCCTCCCCCCTGCAGCCCAACCCCTACCCCGTTTTAGTGGACGAGTTCAGCAGGATGGCTCTGAG GGTGGCGCTGTGGGACAGGTCTGATGCCCAGATCCTCAAGCAGGTGCAGCCGGGCTCCTCTAGACTTACAGACAGGGGGCAGCACCTGTACTGCGGCCCCGGTGGAGAGGGACATGGCTTGGAGAGTGCCCTGAGAGCCGCCCACCTCTCCCAGCTGCAAACTGTCCTGGGTCAGGCCCTCACACTGGTCTGCCAAGCAAGAGCTTCTGGGAGTTTCGAG GTGAGGACAAGTCTGGCTGTGCTGTCCCCTGTGACCTGGCTTGGCACGCTCTGTCCCTTCCTCAGCAGCCTGGAGGTGACTGAGTTCTGCTACATCACTTCACCTCCTGGTGGCCTTACTGAGGTACTGCAGGCATACTCCAGACTCG TTCTTTCCCAGCTGATGGAGCTGGGGCAGAGGGAGGCCCTGAGTCCGTACGAGGTCCGCCTGAGCCGAGGAGAAGTGTGGAGCCCGCGGAGCGTCACCAGCTTCCCCTCCGCCTTCTGTGAGCGCTTCATTGAGGACCTGCAGGACGGGCACGCTGTGCGCCTCAAG ACCTTTCGGATGCCAGGGCAGTCAGAGTGGGATTTTGTGCCTTTGGTGAAGCACTTTGTCCTGTATTACCTCCAGGAGGGGAGCTCTGCCTGGCTCTGTTTTCCGAAACATGACCCCCTCACCATCTACCACGCCGTCTTCCAAACACAGGAGCAGGCTGCTTTTCATCTCCGCTCTGTGG AGAACAGAGCCTAG
- the LOC107077613 gene encoding uncharacterized protein isoform X8, translating into MQQAVARPQRPQPSDVESARGVNRLWGYLQETGLQSGMEALCAEVLRRPQPPFNPYPVFMQWARWQAERIRLSQSDTEKKFREDVTFPTTLTAVRYIAGAKGCSHVWGLPSILRCVDPEKSKHFNWLIDDVTPSLSTLSHSSPYTIQVLAALTGLCVFTGTLFPRPFSLDILQIYVIAGPDAQRARVLYASCVRRDVIRTSQNGRHRLLRIIVPTDIKGGYKVFSKEEVASQGSEFEAVVERSLDTRLPVKVECVWREDPVGSSRQGGTKAYTLIAIQTADSFGEESRVLDFSDCPLVHLSSSLFPHQAHAEAYTRVFLPRGPHPPGPLTGGSAGTQGVFAPVRDCLIRRLAALRLPQDALPAAHLCVLLLLLPETAEPGPARGQAQDAPLETLGQMYQFLHGCAAHLWAVRHHARTLCGVLESQPWEAADAELCGALARRVRGLMLEFLSRAVQEGFSSDSLLHARILSGRLESVCLRLELGPSQAGLDELREWCSCSLVLECQLLSDSLSCLPVLADMKQKADRAAGQQPGDREPEDPKETPEMSLAFSRDLLYNMESCVDLSQGARGPLGGLELQASLSQYLVDCGVDRCWQRCLWTVLSASPLQPNPYPVLVDEFSRMALRVALWDRSDAQILKQVQPGSSRLTDRGQHLYCGPGGEGHGLESALRAAHLSQLQTVLGQALTLVCQARASGSFEVRTSLAVLSPVTWLGTLCPFLSSLEVTEFCYITSPPGGLTEVLQAYSRLVLSQLMELGQREALSPYEVRLSRGEVWSPRSVTSFPSAFCERFIEDLQDGHAVRLKVLPRASIKLAPALCTRPDLQQRC; encoded by the exons ATGCAGCAAGCAGTGGCCAGACCCCAGCGCCCCCAGCCAAGTGACGTAGAGTCGGCTCGGGGTGTGAACCGGCTGTGGGGGTACCTGCAGGAGACTGGACTGCAGAGTGGCATGGAGGCCCTGTGTGCGGAGGTGCTGCGCCGGCCCCAGCCTCCCTTCAACCCCTACCCTGTGTTCATGCAGTGGGCTCGGTGGCAGGCAGAGAG GATCAGGCTGTCTCAGTCAGACACGGAGAAGAAATTCAGGGAAGATGTCACCTTTCCCACAACCCTCACTGCTGTTCGATATATTGCAG GGGCTAAAGGCTGCTCCCATGTCTGGGGACTTCCCAGCATCCTCCGCTGTGTTGACCCAGAGAAAAGCAAGCACTTTAATTGGCTGATTGATGATGTGACCCCTTCGCTTTCAACCCTGAGTCACAGCAGCCCATACACA ATCCAGGTGCTGGCTGCTCTCACAGGCCTCTGTGTCTTTACTGGTACGCTCTTCCCCCGTCCCTTCTCATTGGACATCCTCCAGATTTATGTAATTGCCGGCCCAGATGCCCAGCGCGCTCGTGTCCTCTACGCGAGCTGTGTCCGCCGAGATGTCATCAGGACAAGCCAGAATGGCCGCCATCGTCTGCTCAG AATAATTGTTCCAACGGATATCAAAGGAGGATATAAAGTGTTCTCCAAG GAGGAGGTTGCTTCCCAAGGATCAGAGTTTGAGGCTGTCGTGGAGAGGTCACTGGACACCCGCCTCCCAGTGAAGGTGGAGTGTGTGTGGAGAGAGGACCCGGTGGGCAGTTCTCGCCAGGGGGGCACTAAGGCCTACACCCTGATTGCCATCCAGACTGCTGACAGCTTTGGGGAGGAGAG CAGGGTGCTGGACTTCTCCGACTGCCCCCTGGTGCACCTCTCCTCCAGCCTGTTTCCACATCAAGCCCACGCTGAGGCCTACACTCGCGTGTTCCTGCCCAGAGGACCACACCCCCCAGGCCCACTCACAG GGGGCAGTGCAGGTACCCAGGGTGTGTTCGCTCCAGTGCGGGACTGTCTGATCAGGAGGCTTGCTGCCCTGCGTCTGCCGCAGGATGCCCTGCCTGCGGCCCACCTCTGCGTGCTGCTTCTCCTGCTGCCGGAGACGGCTGAGCCTGGGCCAGCGAGAGGCCAGGCACAGGACGCCCCTTTGGAG ACCTTGGGACAGATGTATCAGTTCCTGCATGGCTGTGCTGCTCATCTTTGGGCTGTACGGCATCACGCTCGCACCCTCTGTGGAGTCCTGGAGTCACAGCCCTGGGAG GCGGCTGATGCAGAGCTGTGTGGTGCTCTTGCGCGGAGGGTGAGAGGGCTGATGTTGGAATTTCTGAGCCGGGCCGTCCAGGAGGGTTTCTCCAGCGATTCCCTCCTTCATGCCAGGATCCTGAGCGGCAGGCTGGAATCTGTGTGTCTCCGACTGGAGCTGGGCCCCAGTCAGGCAGGGCTTGATGAACTGAGAGAG TGGTGCTCGTGCAGCTTGGTGCTGGAGTGCCAGCTGCTATCAGACTCTCTGTCCTGCCTACCTGTCCTCGCTGACATGAAACAGAAGGCAGACCGAGCCGCGGGACAGCAGCCAGGAGACAGGGAGCCAGAG GACCCCAAAGAGACTCCTGAGATGTCATTGGCATTCTCGAGGGATCTGCTATACAACATGGAAAGCTGTGTTGACCTCTCCCAGGGTGCAAGAGGACCTCTCGGAGGTTTAGAGCTGCAGGCCAGTCTGTCACAG TACCTGGTCGACTGTGGAGTGGATCGTTGCTGGCAGAGGTGCCTGTGGACGGTGCTGTCGGCCTCCCCCCTGCAGCCCAACCCCTACCCCGTTTTAGTGGACGAGTTCAGCAGGATGGCTCTGAG GGTGGCGCTGTGGGACAGGTCTGATGCCCAGATCCTCAAGCAGGTGCAGCCGGGCTCCTCTAGACTTACAGACAGGGGGCAGCACCTGTACTGCGGCCCCGGTGGAGAGGGACATGGCTTGGAGAGTGCCCTGAGAGCCGCCCACCTCTCCCAGCTGCAAACTGTCCTGGGTCAGGCCCTCACACTGGTCTGCCAAGCAAGAGCTTCTGGGAGTTTCGAG GTGAGGACAAGTCTGGCTGTGCTGTCCCCTGTGACCTGGCTTGGCACGCTCTGTCCCTTCCTCAGCAGCCTGGAGGTGACTGAGTTCTGCTACATCACTTCACCTCCTGGTGGCCTTACTGAGGTACTGCAGGCATACTCCAGACTCG TTCTTTCCCAGCTGATGGAGCTGGGGCAGAGGGAGGCCCTGAGTCCGTACGAGGTCCGCCTGAGCCGAGGAGAAGTGTGGAGCCCGCGGAGCGTCACCAGCTTCCCCTCCGCCTTCTGTGAGCGCTTCATTGAGGACCTGCAGGACGGGCACGCTGTGCGCCTCAAG GTCTTGCCTAGGGCCTCCATCAAGCTAGCGCCGGCCCTGTGTACACGCCCTGACCTCCAACAGCGGTGCTGA